cgttctttgagGCTCCTAAAATATACCCCATTCTCGGGATTTTCTTTGGGATGCCTTATGTACCTACAATTTCGCAATGTgagcatagaatgaagaaaattatagTAGAGTACAATGCATAACATGTGGCAATCCCCTAAACTTTAATCATATCAAggcataaaatatgcaaatcaaattatctaccTTAACATGATCATTTTTCATCCTCCGTAATCTTCTCTATCCCCCAATTAATTGCAAGAATTTTCAACAATAGACCAAGATCACGCAATACAATTTAAGCTCCTAAAGACACAATTCATGTAAGATAAAATAGCCTtgcaatgctatgaacatgaactatGTGTATCAACAATCAAGCCAAAGTGATATTCAATTTCCATCcaccaaaataaaaacaagagaGCAAGCATATTTTATATCTCACCCACGCTCTACGGAGTATATCAAGTGTTGTAGCAGATAATTGCATCTTCCATAGGAGTGCAGAGTAATCCATTATTGTGTTTCGTGCTCcttgcaaaacaaataaaataaaaacaattaaaacaaaactaTACAAAACATTACACTccaaattagtattatcaaccgttctacaatatcagcttaaagcaataatattccccggcaacggcgccaaaaacttgatgcactatttattagcactaaaaatacctgcaagcatacagggtagatctagtatagctaaaggtcagtaccggatatcgaacacagggaataagattgcaactgactaccatatactaagcgtcacatactatctagagacacgtgatttttgggtagattaattaaactagactgaaggaaataaacaaaaaaacggaaaacataaaaagaaataatacaaagcaggcataagaatgtagaattttaggatccaatAACACAATtgacttccttgaattacggtctccagagctattaagtcgatcacaattatagattaaaccccctcccgaggtgagaaacctgtagattaggtgataggattgaagtccccttctaacccttaaacccctaactcctaaaagcatataagatcaaagacctcactcaaaacctcaactctcccgagttctattgaattaaggtgtgaattatccctttttccaagtcaattatttcgtctcccgagtactctaatcaactctaacatgtattcaagaggtagctaatcaattgaacatagaaagcaccagataaatcaaataactgcaagagctaacaaggaaaatcaatcgaatatctttaccaaaaattctacaaaagatgtttaactcatagacaagtagtaaaaacaaaaataaaagtataagacatgaaagaaattgataaaacccaaggttgaatcttcaatcttcggccttctcttgcctggatctgcagagctccgctccaatggaagatggatgaattatgtgtggaagatggaattgaagaatgtgtagagggggaaggattggaggctctgagatgaagaTTGTGAATTAGGtttagaggtatttataggctggaaaaaggtttatttttgataaatttcgtgccctacaagaaataggagagatttggcttcacaatataataatttcttttcttccgtgaatttccgcctaaattcccgccagctttgactgcactgcgcgatgttcgtagaattgtcataactttctccacagaactccgattgagacatgtaagatatccacgcgaaactctttcgaagacgaagagaatggcatatagtaagcactgattggacttcaaaatcgcttccagaatgggctcgaacagaggctgctgcacttttgccttttttcaccttttctatctttttctatcatttatcaacaaacacgtcaaaaataccaaatgtataacatatgcaatttaagaacataatttgcatgattgacttttaaaacaagtcaaatctagtccttaaaaacatgcaaaatccgtgtttgtcagTCCGCTATTGCGCGGACAGAGCACGGACTAaccgatttatttatttatatattttttatcctcaatatttacaactcattgcacttcattttttcacttcatttttttaatatttgataaacaccaacaattaaaatgaattaatcgtattttttaatttgttttattggctAGGGCGTTGGTTAGTCCGtcgagcccacaatggcgcggacgataggcaatCGTCCGCGCTTCAACCGCGGATGATGCATCGGGCGTGgtgggcgtagggcgcggacgatggctcccgcggacgatggcacgcatcaggcgtgccatcgggcgtccCATTGTCGATTCTCTAATATAACACAAAAGGACATcattgaaaacaaaataaaattacaaacaCTATGAATTGAAAGGTTATAAATTCCAACTATTAGAGGattaaatatcataaaatttaaaaattaaaataactataaatttctaaacattTACAAATTATATCTTTTTTTATCTTCTTAGTGAGTACACGTGAGGATGTGCACTCGAGGTTGCGTGAAAAGTCATTCATCCTGGTCTGGATCGAGGATGGTGAAAAGATCGTTGTGATAcattgaattttttggtgtttgAAAAATATATGGATTGAAAGTGATAGATACAGAGCGAAGGAATGAGAACGAAGTGAAAATCGGGGTATATACTAATCCTGGTTCGATCAATTATCATAAATTCCACGAGCCACCTTATTGGAGAGAGAAATATACCACAAATACATAGAGGCTAAATTTGGTAGATGaccaaaagtaaaaaaaaaaaacttttttttttcatagacAAAGATAGTACAGTAATATGATCAATTGGTATATATACCAATACAGTTAAGGTTAAACCATAAATCAATGGTAAAAGATTGAGACTAACAAACATTATATACTGCACCCTCCATCCTATAATACGAATCTTTTGGTCATTTCGATTTGTCACATAGtctgattttatttttagatatattattaataatatgtaagtctcatattttattttattttattttatttatattttttaataaaattaataaataaaaataaaacacatattttactaattttttacaattttctttgcatttttttaaaattgcgtTCAAGGCCAACGAAAACTCGTAGTATTAGGATTtaggatagagggagtattgaATGTAGCCAGCAAGGGCGAGGACTTCCAAATGGACCTTGACAACGGGCCCAACGTTAAATAAGTAGTCCATTGAAATGGTAACTACTAAATGGGCTTAGCATAGCATCTGGGTAGCCAATTCAAGCAACTTCTACTATTGACTCATCACGCATACACTTACAAATTGATCTGAAACTATAAACCGTGCGGTGGGGATCAATCAAATCACCATTAAATTTTGGTGGTTGATTACCACCTTTTTAAAATCCTAATACTTTTTTACCTCATCACTCATTCACacctagacgtcaccacggttccggaaccggcggttcacggttcggaaccgccggttccggttcaataaattgatgaacctgaaccggcccggccaaggtgcggcggttccggttcgtgaaccgtggaaccgcctgTGATTGGCCGGTTCCGGGCTGGTTCCGGGCCAGTTCGgtcggttcggcggttcgttttgattttttttttcattataaatatgtaattcaagtaaaaaatgtaaatatatttgcataaataaaattagaataaagcaaTTTTAgagatacaaattacaaatacaattttattgatacaaattacaaatacaattttattgatacaaattacaacttcaaaattacaaattacaacggtaaaattgcaaattacaactttaaaattacaaattacaacttcaaatttacaaattacaacttaaaattacaaattacaacttcaaaattgcaaattacaacttattacttaacattacaaattacaactttaaaattacaaattacaacaattacaaatcgaaaaatttaaatacaagttacttacaacaattacaagttacaacaattacaaatcgaaaaatttaaatataagttacaacaattacaaatttacaacttacaagtgttgacaaaaaagacttagaagatcattaaaagatattcctcatttgataagtatcttattggtgaaaaagtgggtaatgggtatctttggggcagatggtactggaacacaaatttatatatgaaatctggatgaatgaggatcagattatagtttaaaatgggaagctgggttcatTGGCAGGAGTTCGTTTCTTCGTCAGACTCGGATGAATATACCACCCTGATGGCCTgatgaaacgaactcccgccagtgaacccagcttcccattttaaactataatttgatccccattcatccagattccatatataaatttgtgttccagtaccatctaccccaaagatacccattacccactttttcaccaataagatacttatcaaatgaggaatatcttttaatgatcttctaagtcttttttgtcaacacttgtaagttgtaaatttgtaattgttgtaacttatattaaaaattttcgatttataattgttgtaagtaacttgtatttaaatttttcgatttgtaattgttgtaatttgtaattttaaagttgtaatttgtaatgttaagtaataagttgtaatttgcaattttgaagttgtaatttgtaattttaagttgtaatttgtaaattttaagttgtaatttgtaattttaaagttgtaatttgcaattttaccgttgtaatttgcaattttaccgttgccccgatcaccaccacgacgagatgaagacatgatattatggaaattggaagtagagaatagagagtagtgtttatgtgaatatgataacgtgaacaagaacaacgtgagtaaattatgagcgcaaataacgtaaacaacttgagagaatgaggatggagaatagagaaattgagattgagagagaaattcttatcaacacaagaatgggataagtagaaaatgaagaggagggggtatttataggggaaaaatgtgattaaaaaaagaaaaaaaagaaaaaaaagaaaaaatttcaaatttcaaatttcaaatttcaaaattttgaaatccggcggaaccgccggtttttggtcagaaaccgccggtttcgtgaacggttttctgacgaaaaccggcggtttctgacccggtttctgaaaaggctacgtataggccggtggtagcctgaaaaggtgtcggaaCCGGCGAatcggcggttcggaaccgccggttccgtcgaaaccggcggtttggaaccgccggttacggttcgcaaatttcttgaacctgaactggcccgtcggaaccgcctgttccggtcacggttcgaaccgccgccgacggttccggttccggttcggaaccgccggtgacggtttcGGGCCGGTTCAGCctggccggttcggtttggtgatgtctatTCACACCTTTGTTCAAAAATTTGTCTTCGTGCGACTCTTATTCTTTATCACTAGTACTATTTGTCTGTGTAAGTGTAACAGCAGATGCGAGGAGCGAAATCTCACATTAGCAAAGAGAAAATATACAAGGATATACCTACTTATTGGAAATCGAAGATGTAATGTTAAAATTTATTCGAAATCGAATAAAAGGACACGTATTGATATTATGAATTCCCATGTACACCAATAATCAtcctattttactatttttatccATTCActgataaatatttcatttgtaattatactatttttataatGAATCTCACAATTCCCTGACTTTATCTccttcacattttattataaaatcaatatataaaattatgacTCACTTATCCTTATCTTGTCAACTTGGTCTTATAATTGTGGACGGACGGGGGAGTACAACATAGCAAATATGACCACATTGACACGTACCCACTAATTTACTAAATTGGCTAAGAGACATAAGATCCCCACCTGGATTTCATTTTGAACCCAAGATATATACAGAATGCACacacttccacaccaaaaattttCTTAGTTATattaaataagtaaaaaataatGTATGTCAAGTGGCTGTAGTATACCGACGCTTGACTATTCAAAGTATGAACATGAAAATAACACATGCACCTATATTCGCTGTAACGCAAAACATATATTTTATCGTGATCGGATTTATCTAATACTATATTGTTACGGTTAGCCAATTATGAATCTTACTCATGACATCCCCTACCTCTCTACCTCTATAAAGAAAAGAATGCTTGTGTCGGTTGTGGCCGAGTCTACACATATTCCATTCCGAAACCCGCACGAACCACCCTACCGACATTCGCCCCAAAAATATAATCATACAAATTAATTAACCTCATATACTATTTCATTTATATATTATACTACTAGACTACATAACACTCTCACCTTAATTTATTTAGCACCAACACATATCTATGGGAAACTGCATATTCAAAACGCTGGGAGTGGTGAAGGACATGGTCAAAGTGGTGACTCCCGACGGCGGCGTGATGGAGCTCTACGCCCCGATCACCGCCGAGTGCGTCACCAATGAATTCCCCGGCCATGCCATATTCGGCAGCCCCCGCCGCAGCTCTCCGCCCCTCTTCCAGAGCGAGAGCCTCTGCGCGGGGCAGTACTACTATCTCCTGCCCTCACAAAAAGGCAAGGATCACGGAGGCGATCGCGTGGCGGCACCGTACCGGATGTCGGTGGACAATCAGGGGAAGCTGCGGCGGCTGTCCGAGCCAGAAGTGTTTCCCAAGTACAACAGCACCGGGGTGTGGAAAGTGAGGCTGGTCATCCACACAGATCAGCTGTCCGAGATACTGTCGCAGGAGGCGCGTACGGAGGCGCTCATCGAGAGCGTCAGGACGGCGGCTAAGTGTGCGGCGGCCGGAGTTCCGTCCGCCGCCAATTCCGAACGCCAGAGTAGGACGAGTGCCATTGAAAATTGCTGAGACATCTCTCTGTAAATACTTCAATCACAAGTTGAATTAGCCCATCAATATTTTAGTACTAGCACTACATCTTTAGCAATAATTGTCGTTATTATCAAGTTAAAGTGCCTATCGTAGCGATCTTATTGTCTATATTCATACACTCCATTCGTTAACAAAAATAGtcttatgtttttatttgagtCCACCCACCAAAATTAGATTATGCTTAAAATGAGAAGTGTTTTCCATTTTATTATTCTATTACCCactttttttatctttctctctcatatgttattaattttatctttcatataatattaatttcatattaaaactCGTAGTGGACAGGGTGAGTATTACTATTGTTCTTTCCAATAATAATCGAGAAGAGACATGAGTTAAGGTGTGCATGCTCAACCCACATCTAAGCAGGGGGCGTTTGCGTTTCTAATTAAGTAAATTAATGTTTTTTAAAGTTTAATTACGGTGCtgaagtattttttatttgttgtgcAATATATCGTGACTGTGACGATGGAATTATAGGCACCAACCAAATCTCAATGGATACAAGGCCTTTACAAAAATCCTGCTGAAGAAGACTCATTTCGGTGATAGATTTTGTGAAATTGTTGTCGGATACTAGACTTCAATTAACTGAAGTTTGGGATATTAATTTAATCGATCTCAATTTTATGGGTAGAAAGCAGTATAATTTTTCTTGTCATGACTACCATTATATTTGTATAATTAATAATGTTATTTTTGGATGATTATCATCAGGTCACTCTTACTCAGAAATCATTGTAAAACAAttactttagagcatccacagtggtgggGAGGTTCCGGTGgacatccccgcggacatcccaaaccacgtcataaggactttccactgctctgccacatcataagaacttcccactgcacagtgacggacatccccaaggacttcccgacggacttcccacaataataaaaatttacaaattaaccaattttaggaattaaaatttcgccacgattacggaataaaaatttcattaaataaaaaaaagaaagttacATTTCAAAttcaagtggtgcgaatgaaatgaagttcaacgagccgtatttatagaatttttgaaaaaaaaatataaaataatcgggacgtccgcgctgacgtccgtggggtcaacgcaatggcggacgtccgcaaggacgtcgcgacggacgtcccggaaacgccgcggaactccgatgtccgcagcggacgtccgtatccgcgtcaccgctgtgcaatggcggacgtcccgcgcggaactCCGGCACGCAggccggacgtccgccgggacgggcgccattgtggatgctcttagcatcATCTAAGTACCGTACCTACTTCCtcttccctccgtcccactctaattgagctatttttctttttggaatgTCACTCTAATAAATGacacatttataaaaataaaaacatcacTATCTttactttttccttctcttactttattctctccaattaactcataaaataattctacataaaatctcgtgccagaatagaaatgctccacttagagtGAAATAGATGAGTATTATTCCTAAGTCTATATGCTAGTGCTAAACGCTTATTAACACTCTTTTTTGAAAAACACGTTTAAGATTCTTTTCGAATAgcagtactccctctgtcccaacttaattgtcactctttttcatttcggttcatctcaacttaattgtcacacttcatttttactataaataataagtaggtCTCGCATtctccactaactcacttcactcacattttattataaaaccaatagaaaaaagtggatctcatattccactaactttttcaaccaacttttctttacattttttaaaactcgtgcacaCTCCagtgacaattaagttgggatggaggaatgataaaaataagtgtaacaataaaatattaaaatattcttGGTGCCTGATCTAGAATATCCCGTTCATAATTTTAAGACAAGTTGATTTACCTGAgtggtagtagtagtataatttatatgtaTGTAGTTGATCATCACAGGTAACACAGTAAGTACAAGGTGAAATTTAACATGACACGCCATCATTGAGCAAATAATTTAGACttctcaaattttattttcgaAGGAAATACTATTACGGTCTGCTATTATGTCCAAAAAAAATCTACTAATTTTTAGACttctcaaattttattttcgaAGGAAATACTATTACGGTCTGCTATTATGTCCAAAAAAAATCtactaatttttctattttgtggTGTCCATCAAAATTAGATATGTGAAAAGTTTCAAAACAAATACTAACCCTACATATCATTTTAAATGTGGACTCCATAATCAACTAATACTAGTTCCATCTCTTTTTCCCTTCtactatcttactttaccaattacacattatactatcttactttaccaattacacattaattGTTAGAATTGTTGTGGTCAAAGGACTTTGATgtactatttattagcactaaaaatacctgcaagtttacagggtagaactagtat
This genomic interval from Salvia splendens isolate huo1 chromosome 13, SspV2, whole genome shotgun sequence contains the following:
- the LOC121760738 gene encoding uncharacterized protein LOC121760738 translates to MGNCIFKTLGVVKDMVKVVTPDGGVMELYAPITAECVTNEFPGHAIFGSPRRSSPPLFQSESLCAGQYYYLLPSQKGKDHGGDRVAAPYRMSVDNQGKLRRLSEPEVFPKYNSTGVWKVRLVIHTDQLSEILSQEARTEALIESVRTAAKCAAAGVPSAANSERQSRTSAIENC